One window of the Bacteroidales bacterium genome contains the following:
- a CDS encoding SufE family protein encodes MTIQEIEAQIVGEFSQFDDWLDRYNYLIEMGKLMPLIDPGLKTDHYLISGCQSRVWLHARQEDNRLYFTADSDAVITRGIISLLIRVLNGQPTCDILQAPLEFIDSIGLREHLSPTRANGLLSMIKQIKLYALAFQTKSRKVESDSAEQ; translated from the coding sequence ATGACCATTCAGGAAATAGAAGCACAGATTGTAGGTGAGTTCAGCCAGTTTGATGACTGGCTCGACCGGTATAATTACCTGATCGAGATGGGAAAGTTGATGCCGCTGATCGATCCCGGGTTGAAAACAGATCACTATCTGATCAGTGGATGCCAGTCGCGTGTATGGTTGCATGCCCGCCAGGAGGACAACAGGTTGTATTTTACCGCAGACAGCGATGCCGTGATCACCAGGGGGATCATCAGCCTGTTGATCAGGGTCTTAAATGGTCAACCTACCTGTGACATCCTTCAGGCACCCCTGGAGTTCATTGACAGCATAGGACTCAGAGAGCATCTGAGCCCGACCAGGGCGAATGGATTGTTATCGATGATCAAACAAATAAAGTTATATGCACTGGCGTTTCAGACAAAAAGCAGGAAAGTTGAATCCGACTCCGCTGAGCAATGA